One genomic region from Bactrocera tryoni isolate S06 chromosome 3, CSIRO_BtryS06_freeze2, whole genome shotgun sequence encodes:
- the LOC120772857 gene encoding F-actin-uncapping protein LRRC16A isoform X2, which translates to MIKFFTKPKMYTSELMEHIGDYLSNIIHLQVMDMAKGQNQESVKSILGRHTKILVKYMVKLETKGDKTENRVLVFTPVRIYLLIAKVPTKIECHFHYLDIQAVESKKSTHFSIITNDRPYSFATSFDAGSFSANADVILTDLASAIKHIFPTVPLKYIIRKIDIQPPEREVVFSEEFRPTDPRSVGPCGGFSTQYACMCDFHGVPYREEVAWDIDTIYLSHDTRVLNLRDFDHLEPKDLMAIVSALEYNTFFRGLKASHMRLSNETLERILHVLKRSMWLEELHLEALGLRSDFLHKLAVSVITNNNPAIRTIDLSHNLIEDKGASSLCALLGKIVQGAIHLAGPIAKVSKGLCKLALAHCGLTSKGVNQMSHSLSLNQSISNSLTHLDLSGNSLKDDITNLHNFLAQPNVLEHLDLSSTDITLENLFGALLRGCATHLAHLNVSHNSFSTKKGKEIPPSFKQFFTSTLSLKHLNIAGCKLPMEALKNLLLGLACNESTAGLYLDLSSNTLGAQGAHVLESCIHGVRVLQSLDISDNNLDAELAPVLTAISKNPSIRTLYMTRSLTGMKLKHIPTVMDALVNLIQKDDFPLAELVISENKLKNDIHDFINALGSNQSLQKLDISGNYMGDVGARLLAKALQINNKLRTIYMDKNNITPQGYGDIVYALENNHSMRTIQYPVFDITPHMKNHPEKTDAIMRKMQELLQRNCNGLKRANGQGFRLQHGFMLSSTHQLVDKLVAETQDNISVAKGSDSSAVQRLIDDAENCKQLMPKLQEAVRCESHPVEIKLTRIASDLSYTIQGYLEETLETMLRTAVEQCPKTLGSQMVVQDLRKALSERLQIPEDFLQSCLLNNAGSEIMNKVGEIEQSLAASISDRATDEVLEALTRYRRGLGIADSPSVLLDEPQTPDIVRSRSSHDADGLIIRPGRGSVLPKMGLESPTKLEYLNLATPHMPTKRRSVARKVRPQSVVENLSLGHIPDLLESPSSHRSSSQLSPRDSNGMGASIAGTTTGGSGNGLDDLGGDECGDSITELPSASFQLQHLVKGRPKRAKTRAPTRPLVAVDNSAGPSTKEIGEGLDLFFRPGSVTPTTLTPLISPTSEECSSLSFVDSPTMSRDGNGHLTSEETTPILEERRPIKLDRQSPLLKGVPWTTRSRSTDNLEKYSPLIGRKSPLVKMRTEGGSVAAGDEPNSALKAPERENKMRSPSSDSIRSHTGGDGISIKTTNGIIRTPIILQKPRPWSVVGNEPKAPGANDFQSSDSSKTTPEKLDEDAESISFSQSSNNVGSAPGPTLEKKSVRELAAGLSRLGDIS; encoded by the exons GTTTTTACGCCAGTTCGTATTTATTTGCTAATCGCAAAGGTGCCCACAAAG ATCGAATGTCACTTTCACTACTTGGACATACAGGCAGTGGAAAGCAAAAAGTCAACACACTTCTCAATCATCACAAATGATCGTCCGTATTCATTTGCAACGAGCTTCGATGCGGGTAGCTTCAGTGCG AACGCTGACGTTATACTCACCGATTTGGCATCGGCAATTAAGCACATTTTCCCAACAGTTCCTCTCAAGTACATCATAAGAAAA ATCGATATTCAACCGCCCGAACGTGAGGTTGTTTTCTCCGAGGAGTTTCGTCCCACAGACCCACGCAGCGTTGGCCCATGCGGTGGTTTCAGCACACAATATGCTTGCATGTGTGATTTCCATGGCGTGCCCTACAG AGAGGAAGTCGCTTGGGATATCGATACGATTTATTTATCCCACGATACGCGCGTGCTGAATTTACGTGATTTCGATCATTTGGAACCAAA agaCTTAATGGCCATTGTGTCCGCATTGGAGTATAACACATTTTTTCGCGGTCTGAAAGCATCACATATGCGCCTCTCCAATGAGACTTTGGAGCGCATTCTACACGTGCTCAAGCGTTCAATGTGGCTGGAAGAGCTGCATTTGGAGGCGTTAGGTTTAAG ATCGGATTTTCTGCATAAATTAGCTGTATCTGTGATTACAAACAACAATCCCGCAATACGTACGATCGATTTGAGTCATAATTTAATTGAGGATAAAG GAGCAAGCTCATTGTGCGCCCTACTTGGAAAAATTGTGCAag GTGCTATCCACTTGGCCGGTCCCATTGCCAAGGTTTCGAAAGGTCTTTGCAAGCTGGCGCTCGCTCATTGCGGTCTAACATCGAAGGGCGTGAATCAGATGTCGCACTCATTGTCGCTGAATCAAAGCATTTCCAATTCACTCACACATTTAGATTTAAGTGGCAATAGTCTCAAGGACGACATAACA aatttacataattttcttgCACAACCGAATGTTTTGGAACATTTGGATCTCTCATCGACTGATATAACATTGGAGAAT ttatttggTGCCCTTTTACGCGGTTGTGCAACGCATTTAGCTCACTTAAATGTTTCACACAATTCTTTTAGCACAAAAAAAGGCAAAGAGATACCGCCATCGTTTAAGCAATTCTTCACGAGCACATTgagtttaaaacatttaaatattgccGGTTGTAAACTGCCAATGGAAGCGCTCAA AAACTTACTGCTCGGTTTAGCCTGCAATGAGTCCACAGCTGGGCTGTATTTAGATTTAAGTAGCAATACGTTAGGTGCCCAGGGCGCGCATGTTTTGGAATCATGCATACATGGTGTACGAGTTTTACAAAGTTTAGATATAAGTGACAATA ATTTGGATGCCGAATTAGCTCCCGTTTTAACAGCGATTTCGAAAAATCCCTCAATACGTACGCTTTACATGACACGCAGCCTGACCGGCATGAAATTGAAACATATTCCCACCGTTATGGACGCGCTCGTGAATCTGATACAAAAAGACGATTTCCCATTGGCGGAGTTGGtgatctccgaaaataagttgAAGAATGATATACACGACTTCATTAATGCCCTTGGCAGTAATCAAAGTTTGCAGAAACTAG aCATTAGCGGCAACTATATGGGCGACGTCGGTGCGCGCCTGCTCGCCAAAGCTCTGCAAATCAACAACAAACTGCGCACAATTTACATGGACAAGAACAACATAACACCGCAGGGTTATGGCGACATCGTCTACGCTTTGGAAAACAATCACAGCATGCGCACCATACAATATCCGGTTTTCGACATCACACCACACATGAAAAACCACCCGGAGAAGACCGATGCGATTATGCGCAAAATGCAAGAGCTTCTACAGCGCAATTGCAATGGACTCAAGCGCGCCAACGGACAGGGATTCCGATTGCAACATGGTTTCATGCTTTCCTCAACACATCAGCTGGTCGATAAGCTCGTGGCCGAAACACAAGATAACATCTCGGTGGCTAAGGGTAGCGATTCGTCGGCAGTGCAGCGACTGATCGATGACGCCGAGAACTGCAAACAATTAATGCCAAAATTACAGGAGGCTGTGCGTTGTGAATCGCATCCGGTGGAAATAAAGCTTACACGCATCGCCAGTGATCTCAGCTACACCATACAGGGTTATCTGGAGGAAACATTGGAGACCATGCTGCGCACGGCTGTCGAGCAGTGTCCCAAAACATTGGGCAGTCAAATGGTGGTGCAAGACTTGCGCAAAGCGCTGAGTGAGCGTCTACAAATACCGGAAGATTTTCTACAGAGTTGTTTGCTGAATAACGCCGGCAGTGAGATCATGAATAAAGTGGg TGAAATCGAACAATCATTGGCGGCATCCATCTCTGACCGCGCCACTGACGAGGTGTTGGAGGCGCTCACACGCTATCGGCGCGGCCTGGGCATTGCCGATTCACCATCTGTGCTGCTCGATGAGCCGCAAACACCTGATATTGTGCGCAGCCGTTCGAGTCAT GATGCGGATGGCCTGATAATACGCCCCGGACGTGGTTCCGTCTTACCGAAAATGGGTCTGGAATCCCCCACT AAATTGGAATATCTGAACCTT GCTACCCCACACATGCCCACCAAGCGTCGTTCGGTGGCGCGCAAAGTGCGTCCTCAGTCCGTCGTGGAGAACCTCAGCTTGGGGCACATACCCGATCTGCTTGAGTCACCTTCTTCACATCGCTCCTCGTCACAGCTATCGCCACGTGATTCGAATGGGATGGGCGCTAGTATTGCCGGCACCACTACAGGGGGTAGCGGCAACGGCTTGGATGATTTAGGTGGTGATGAGTGCGGCGACTCAATAACTGAACTGCCCAGCGCCTCATTTCAATTGCAACATCTGGTTAAAGGACGACCGAAACGCGCCAAGACGCGCGCACCAACGCGGCCGTTGGTTGCGGTGGACAATAGCGCCGGCCCGAGCACCAAAGAGATAGGCGAGGGCTTGGATTTATTCTTTCGTCCCGGTTCGGTGACGCCTACCACGTTGACGCCGCTGATTTCACCCACGTCCGAAGAGTGCAGCTCACTATCGTTTGTCGATAGTCCAACAATGAGTCGTGATGGCAACGGTCATCTGACATCCGAAGAGACTACACCCATATTGGAGGAGCGCAGACCCATTAAGCTGGATCGGCAGTCACCATTGCTCAAGG GCGTGCCATGGACCACACGTTCGCGTTCGACAgacaatttggaaaaatattcacCACTAATTGGCCGTAAATCGCCGCTGGTGAAAATGCGTACTGAAGGTGGCAGCGTTGCGGCGGGTGATGAGCCCAATTCAGCGCTAAAAGCTCCGGAACGTGAGAATAAGATGCGTTCGCCAAGCAGTGATTCGATACGTAGCCACACTGGTGGCGATGGCATCAGCATTAAGACCACTAACGGTATTATACGCACACCAATAATACTACAAAAGCCACGTCCCTGGTCGGTAGTAGGAAATGAACCCAAAGCGCCTGGTGCTAACGACTTCCAAAGCAGTGACTCTAGTAAAACGACGCCGGAAAAGCTCGATGAAG ATGCTGAATCCATATCGTTTAGTCAGAGCAGCAACAATGTTGGCAGTGCGCCAG GTCCCACATTGGAGAAAAAATCTGTAAGGGAGCTTGCAGCAGGCTTAAGCCGCTTGG